TGAACATGCACACCCTGCTCGACCCCGCCGTGCCGTTCGGCGGCATCAAGGCCTCCGGCATCGGCCGCGAATTCGGCTCGGCCTTCATCGATGACTTCACCGAGCTCAAGTCGGTGATGATCCGCTACTGACCATGGCCAACGCCCTGGACGAGCTGGGACGCTACTGCCTGCAGGCGTTCAGCCAGCAGGTGCCAGCGTCCCTGGCGGCGTTCTACCGCATCGACGCCGGGCAGCAGGCCTGCGACTTCCTGTTGCAGGACCTGCAGGCGCCCATGCACGCGCGCTATCTGGAACGCTATCGGGCCTTCGACCCGCTGCAGCCGGGGCATTGCCTGGCCATCGGCGGGCCGGTGGTGTCGCTGCGCCAGGGCCTGGCCCATCTACCGCAAGACCAGGGCCGCACCTATCGCCAGTTCCTGGCGCAGCATCAGGTGGTGGATGTGGTGGAGATCATCGCCCA
This genomic stretch from Pseudomonas entomophila L48 harbors:
- a CDS encoding helix-turn-helix transcriptional regulator; protein product: MANALDELGRYCLQAFSQQVPASLAAFYRIDAGQQACDFLLQDLQAPMHARYLERYRAFDPLQPGHCLAIGGPVVSLRQGLAHLPQDQGRTYRQFLAQHQVVDVVEIIAQVRGQPRAGISLLRCASLGEFRDAELQRLLPLHGLMQLALASQPLAQNAVPIALTPRERQIAELLRQGASNKLIARALEVGLPTVKTHLINLFRKLGVSNRTELVASLFL